The nucleotide sequence ATGATTTCTTGAAACTGATTTGATGAGTGTGTAAACATGCCCTAATAATAGCTAGAATAGAAACATGAAGCATACCGAAGCTTGGAAAAGATCCTCCCCTAACGAAATCAAAATTGGCTTAATTTCGATCTCCGATAGAGCGAGCAAGGGCATTTATACCGATGAGGGCATCCCTGCCCTCCAATTGTGGCTACAAACGGCCATCAGTACCCCCTGCGTCTTTCATGAACGCCTCATTGCGGATGAGCGGGAGGTGATTACCGAAACGATCGTGGAGCTTACCGATGATCTTGGTTGCGATTTAGTCCTCACTACAGGCGGTACAGGACCTTCTCGCAGAGATGTCACCCCTGAGGCCACAATTGATGCTGGAACCCGGGAAATGCCCGGATTTGGCGAGCAAATGCGCCAAATTAGCCTGCGCTTTGTACCGACTGCTATTTTGTCTCGTCAAACTGCCGTTCTTCGAGAAATTGAGGGGCACACTGCCCTAGTCATCAACCTGCCAGGTCAACCCAAATCCATCAAAGAAACCCTTGAAGGTTTAAAGGATGCCGAGGGTAAATCAGTTGCTCCGGGTATCTTTGCTGCAGTCCCCTACTGCATCGACCTGATCGGTGGCCCTTATATCGAGACCGATGAGACCATCGTGAAAGCTTTTAGGCCCAAGAGAGCAATCAAGAAATAAGTTGCCAATCATTTTGGGGAAAGCAAAAGGGTCTATCACTAGACCCTTCTTTCATCACTCATTATTGAATGCAAAATTACTCTGGCAAAGGCACGATAAACTTTTCCCGATAGTACTTAAGCTCTTCAATTGACTCCTCAATATCAGCCAAGGCGGTATGCGCCTGCTTTTTAGTGAAACCCTTCACCAATTCAGGATGCCAACGCTTGCAGAGCTCTTTGAGTGTTGAAACGTCAATATTTCGATAATGAAAGAAGGCCTCTAGTTTTGGCATGTACTTCGCCATAAAGCGTCTATCCTGACCAATCGTATTGCCACACATTGGCGCAATACCGGGCTTAATATATTTTTTCAAAAAGGCAATGCATTCAGCTTCAGCAGTAGCCTCATCCGTAGTTGATGCCTTGACCTTGTCAATTAGGCCAGAGCGGCCGTGAGTGCCCTTATTCCAGGCATCCATCGCATCCAATAAGGCATCCTCCTGGCGGATCACCCAAACAGGAGCAGTGGCAATGGTATTGAGATGCGCATCGGTCACGATCACAGCAATTTCCAAAATGCGCTCTTTTTCAGGATCTAGACCAGACATCTCCATATCCACCCAAATTAAGTGCTCATTGGCTGGCCCAGCCTTTAGCGGTGGTGTACTTGTTTTTTCACTCATATCTATAATCATCTCATGACATTCACAATTGTTTTTCTAATCGCCTTCATCGCCAGCTTTGGTTTACGCCACTGGTTATCCCAACGCCAAATTCGGCACGTCGCTATCAACCGCGATATGGTGCCTACTGAGTTTGCATCTCAGATCTCTTTGACCGAACATCAAAAGGCTGCCGACTATACGATTGCCAAATTGCGCCTAGGTATTTTGGAGAATGGCGTCAGTGCAATTATCTTGATCGGCTTCACGCTCTTAGGTGGATTGCAGATTTTAAATCTATCACTTCTGCAGCTATTAGGCGAAGGCATTGCTCAGCAAATGGCCCTGCTAATATCCATTGTCTTGATCTCCGGAATCCTGGATCTGCCCTTCTCTTGGTACAAACAGTTTTACTTAGAAGAGCGCTTTGGTTTTAATCGCATGAACGGCAAACTCTTTTTTAGCGATATGTTCAAGGGCTTGGGTGTTGGTGGCGCAATTGGCGTTCCACTTCTCTGGGTCATCCTCAGTCTGATGGCTCAAGCAGGTGACTTTTGGTGGCTGTGGGCATGGGGTGTACTCACTGTATTTAGTCTATTAATGCAGTGGATATTTCCGACCTTCATTGCTCCGATCTTTAATAAGTTTCAAGCGCTAGAAGAGGGGCCGCTAAAGACGCAAATCGAAGCCTTATTAAGCCGCTGTGATTTTGCCAGCCAAGGTCTGTTCGTCATGGATGGTAGCAAGCGCAGTGCGCACGGTAATGCATTTTTTGCGGGCATGGGCAAAGCGAAGCGTATTGTCTTTTTTGATACCTTGATTGAGAAGCTCAATCCCGGCGAAGTAGAGGCCGTTCTGGCTCATGAGCTTGGTCACTACAAGTGCAACCATATCCGCAAGCGTTTGCTAGTTTCCTTTGCTATCAGCTTTTTGACATTTGCACTCTTGGGATGGATTAGCACCCAGCCGTGGTTCTATGCCGATCTGGGTGTGATGCCCAACCTCAATGGCTATAACGGTGGCTTGGCTTTAGCACTCTTCATGCTCGTTGCACCAGTGTTTAGCTTCTTCCTGACGCCGCTGTCTAGCTTGGCATCACGTAAACATGAATATGAGGCAGATGGTTTTGCTGCAGATAAATCTTCTGCGAGTGATTTAATTTCTGCCTTAGTGAAGCTCTATCAAGATAATGCGTCAACCCTAACGCCAGATCCGATCTATACCGCTTTTTATAGTTCGCATCCACCAGCTCCATTACGCATTGCCAATCTCAAGCGCTTTAACTAAGCAGTTTGGAATTGTTTAGTTAATGGAACAATTTCATGCGCTACTGACTGCCTCTTATGGAAGGCATTATTTAGCGCAGCGTTTAGTGAAAGATGAGTACGGAAATGAATCTCCTACCGGTGAATTAATTCAAGTCAGCACTCCAGCAAAGCAGCATATTGGCGCCGTGGGTGATCGCATGTTGTTGGAAATGACATCGGTTGATCAAGCCCGAATTATTCGTATCGAACCACGAGAAAATTTACTCTACCGATCTGATGCTTTTAAAAGCAAACTCATTGCTTCCAATGTCGATCAAATATTGGTCGCACTAGCTACGCAACCAGCCTTCTCTCCCGATCTTTTGGGAAGAGCCGTTGTTGCCGCAGAGACCAATCAAATTGATTTGCATATCTTGCTGAACAAATGCGATCTCAAGGATAACTTGGAGCATGCTCGCAAGATTATTGCGCCTTATGCTCGTATGGGCTATCCCGTTACTGAGGTATCAGCCAAATTTGATCAAGCCTCTATCGAAGCATTGCGCCCTGCCATTTGTGGCAAAGTATCTGTGTTCGTGGGCCAATCTGGCATGGGCAAATCTAGCCTACTCAATGCCTGGGTTCCTAATGCAGCAGCGATTACTCAAGAGTATTCAGTTCGCCTAGACACTGGTAAACACACTACAACCGCTTGCCGCTACTTTGAGCTACCAGAGGCTTGGGGGCGTGATGCTAAAGGCAAATTGGGTGCTTTAATCGATTCCCCAGGCTTTCAGGAATTTGGCTTGGCGCACATGTCGGTTAGCGAGCTAGAGCATGCTTTTAGGGAGTTTCATGAGCTACTAGGCAAGTGTCGCTTTCACAACTGTGCGCACCAATCAGAGCCAGATTGTGCAATACGAGAAGCTGTCGACAAAAATGAAATAGCGCCAGAAAGATTGGCGCTATTTAGGCAGTTGCGTTCAGACTCAAAAACTGCCGATACGCAGATTCAGGGGATCAGCCAAGCCAAAGAGCGATGGTCAGCATTAGCAATAAAGCCATCCAAGCGATAACTAAACGCCACACTAAGCCTACGGCAGAACGCATGGTGCGCTCATTTGGCTCCAGACCCACTTCGTAAAAAACAGGCTCTCCAGCTTCAGCCATACGCAAAGCTTCATCGCTATCAGGCTCGCTCATAGGCTCGCCTAAGCGAACACCTAAGGCACCACTTCCGGATGCCAAGATCACAGCTGACAGAGAGTCAGACCATTTGCCAGTTAGGTGACGCCATGCATAGACAGCGCCTTCAAAGTTACCCACAATCGCAAAGCCCATTGCAGTGATGCGTGCAGGTACCCAATCTAATACGTAAAAGAAATGGCGCGCTGACTCACTCAAATTAAAGTCGCCTTTTTGTGACCAGCGCTGAGCAGCAGTATCCGCCAAGCGATACAACACTACGCCTGCAGGACCCATCGGCATTAAGAACCAGAACAGCACACCAAATACATGATGGTGCGAACCAATGATGGCACGCTCTAATGCAAGTGAAATCACTTCAGTTTCAGTGAGATTGGAAGCATCTAATTCAGGGCCATACCACTGCGCCAGTGCTAAACGAGCTGCAGGCAAATCATGGTTTGCAATGGCCTCATGAACTAGCGTGAAAGAGTGGCTAAATTGGCGAAAGCCAAAAAATAGATAGGCAATCAACACATTCCATAGGAATCCCAGAATTGGGAAGGTCACCATGAAGACTACATACAGCACGAAGACTAGGAATGTGGGCAGAATGAACGCCACCAAACAGGCCATGCGCGCACCTACAGGACTTGCACCTTGTTCAGTCTTGCCGCCGAATTCTCCAGCAACCCAATCAAGCCAGCGAGCGCTCATGCGCGCGATCCAATGATTTGACGTTACTGGGCGATATTGCTCAGCAATGAGTGCGAAGAGAATAGAAAAGAAAGTCATACTTTTAATAAATGATAAAGGTTACGCAACATTCCAGCAGTAGCACCCCAGATAAAACGATTTTCATAAGGCATTGAATAAAACCGACGACTACCCTGATCACTCTCCCAGACCCGCACTTGATGATTTGCAGGATCCATTAAAAAATGTAAAGGCACTTCAAAAACATCCGCCACTTCAAATACGTCTAATGCATATTCTGCCTGAGGTTTTACCAAGCCCACAACCGGCGTCACACTATATCCTGAAACCGTTAAATATTGAGGTAAATGACCAATGATCTCCACCCCCTGAGGATTCAAGCCGATTTCCTCTTCACTTTCTCGCAAAGCGGTGTGATTGGGATCGAAATCACTCGGATCCATCCGTCCACCTGGGAAGCTGATCTGACCGGCATGGTCATGTAGATGGTCGGTTCTTTGGGTGAGCAAGACAAACAGTCCATCACTCTTCAGGAGCAAGGGTATTAAGACAGCTGCTCGAGTCACTTTTCCAGCGGCCTGCCGCTTGGAAATAATATCCGCAGCGATGACGTGCCGATTCTCATCAGTAATCTCTGGCCGCCAAACAGGAGGATTCAGAAAGCGTTGCTTTAGGCTGGATGGGTCCAAATGATGAGCAGTCACTTTGGGCTGATCCGAACAAACCTCATGAATTGGAATCGCCTGCGCATCAAAATTCAATGGCGTAGCAATACTCAGTTTTGGCTCTTGGGGTTTGAAATTCTTTGGCATCTGCTTTTATTTTAGGGCAATAAAAAAGGCAGCCTAGGCCGCCTTCTTTTTGGATTAAAGCAAACCTTATTCCGCTGCTGTCTCAGCAACTGCCTTGACTTTGCGAGCAGGAAGCTTCTCTTTAATACGTGCAGACTTACCTGAACGATCACGCAAGTAGTACAACTTCGCGCGACGCACATCACCACGACGTTTCACTTCAATGCTAGCGATCAAGGGTGAGTAAGTTTGGAATGTACGCTCTACACCTTCGCCAGATGAAATCTTGCGAACGATAAAGCTAGAATTCAGTCCGCGATTGCGCTTAGCAATCACAACGCCTTCAAAGGCCTGGGTACGCTTACGTGTACCCTCAACTACGTTTACGCCAACAACTACTGTATCGCCAGGAGCGAAAGCAGGAAGTACTTTGTTAGCACTTAGGCGAGCAATTTCTTCTTGCTCAATTTTTTCGATCAAATTCATTATTAATCCTTAAACATCTTGTCAGCGTTTAATCCCGAGATTTTCATCAACGGACCAGACAGAGGATGCAGTTAAAACCATTTCACTAAATCAAAACACAAACACTTCATTCAAAACCATAATTACTTACAGCGTTCGAAGAAATTGCTCATCTTCTTTACTTAGCAACCCATTAGCTCTTGCCGATTTAATTAAATCAGGTCTGAGCCTTAGCGTCAGCTCTAGAGACTTTTGCCGACGCCAGTCCGCTATTTTAGCGTGATGTCCGCCTAAAAGCACGTCCGGAACGGATAAATTTTCATATATTTCAGGGCGGGTGTAGTGCGGATAGTCCAAAAGACCATTCATGAAGCTATCCTGAATGGCAGAATCCCCATCGCCTAAGGCGCCTGGAATGAGGCGAATAACTGCATCCATCATGGTCATGGCAGGCAATTCACCACCAGAAACCACGAAATCACCCATCGAAAGCTGTAAATCAACGTTTCGATCAATAAAACGCTGGTCAACAGCCTCATAACGACCGCAAATGAAGGTTAAATTACCGTAATTGAGGATATCTTTCGCTATCCTCTGAGAAAAGACCTCTCCTTGAGGGGCAAGGAGGCAAATTGGACCAGAAGCAACATTTTGAGACTGATGAGCCTCTTTAATAGCAAATAAAGTATCTTCCAAAGGTTTTGCCATCATGACCATGCCAGGGCCACCACCATATGCTCGATCATCCACAGTCTTACGGGGATCGGAGCAGTAATCCCGAGGATTCCAAAGATTGATATTGGCCAGACCTTGTTCGTAGGCACGTCCAGTAATACCCCACTGCGTTAAAGCAGAGAACATTTCAGGAAATAAGGTGACTACATCAAAGCGCATATTAGAGATTAATGACTTTTCTGATTACCAGTCGGGCTGCCAGTCTAGGGTAATCAGCCTATTAGGCAAGTCAACATTTTGCACTGCTTCTTTTACAAAAGGTACTAACTGTTTTACTGTTTTGGTTTGTGCATCGCCAAGAGAAATGATTCCATGAGCGCCGTTATCGTTAACTTCAATCACCTCACCCAGACCCTCTCCCTGCAGATTGATTGCCTTACAACCGATCAGGTCAACCCAGTAGTAACTATCACTATCCGTCTTGGGAAACACCTCACGCGCAACTAAGATGCGAGCACCTTTTAAGGCTTCGGCCTGATCGCGATCAGAAATACCATCCAAGGCAATTACTACCGTACCGCTATGCATCTTGGCCTGCTTCACCTTGAAAAGCTTTAATGAAGCCTGCTCATGAGAAACGGCAACACCAGCACTCCGACGAGGAATGAGAGATAACCAAAGTTCTTTGCTAGATAAGAGAGCTACCGGATCGGGAGAATGAGGGCGAACCTTAATCTGACCCTGTAAGCCTTGAGCGTCTTGAACTGCACCGAGCTCAATCAAATCATTTAGGGAAGGTGTATTCATATTGAAATCACCTCCACTCCCCAAATAACACTACTAGTAAATTCTGCTACCAAAGACTTTATCGAGAAGAGAAGGTCTTTGGATTTAAAGGCTTTAAACCGCAGGATTGTTTTTGATTAAACGAACTACAGTTGGAGAAATCTGCGCGCCAACACCAGTCCAATAGGTCAAACGATCTTGAGCAATACGCATTGCTTGCTCTGTCGCTGCTGCCTGTGGATTGAAGTAACCAATACGCTCGATAAAGTTCGAGTCGCGACGATTGCGCTTGTCTGTAGCCACGATGCTATAAAAAGGGCGCTTCTTTGAACCGCCGCGTGCCAGTCGAATGACGACCATACTTATTCCTTAAAATCTAAAATGAAAACAGGTTGATTACAACCCAATGAAATTACTACAAAATCTTGGGCTCCAACTAAAGCGCAAATTAACAAAACAAATGCACGGTATAGCGGAAAACCTCATATTCTAGACGAAAACCCCTACTTGATCCACCTATTTAAGTGAACGCCTCTTTGGCTTCAACAGTAGAATGGTACCCAGTGAAATATAAAATTATTATTAAAAACAATAGCTTACAGAAATTTTGTCATGAGAATAGCCACTTTTAGACCATTCAAAGGCCCTATAGAGCGCTTTTTTCTCATTCTTTCTTGCTGTGGTTTGGGTTTTTTGACGGCCTGCGCCAATGTGATTCCACCCTGCTCCGCCAAAACCAGCCCTCCGAGCAGTGAGTTTCGCAATACCAAATGGGAGCTTGTTCGATGGAATCTCGCACCGAACAGCAAAGGGGAGGTGCGTGCCCGACAAATTCCCCAAGGTGACAATAGCAACCCTATCCAAATCATTTTTGATGCCAATGGTGAGCGTGTGAGCGGATCAACTGGGTGCAATCGCTTTACTGCACGCATCACCGAAGATGCCAAAGGCTTTACGCTAGATCAAATCGCCAGTACAAAAATGGCCTGCGCACCCCAACGCATGGAATTAGAAAATGACTTCCTCTATGAATTAAATGATTACCGCACGATTGTGCGCAACGGCGATCAACTACTCATGATTGGCGCGGATCGAGAAGTCTTAAGTTTTATGCAAAAAAGCAATTCATCAAAATAAAAAATGGCTCACTATTGCATTAGCCCATCACTGAAAGTCTGAATGAAAAAATATAAACTCCTATTCTGCTCACTCGGATTATTTTTTCCCGGAACTGGCTTGAACTGTTTTTATTTACAAGGATTGAAATCCTTTTGGGGTTTGGCACAATTATTTTCTTTTATCGGCGGAATCGCTGGTTGGTTGATTCTCAAAGATACGCACTTTCATTCTGCACCGGGTTGGGTACTCATCACCTTCGGCTTCATTACCCTTGAAGCTAGTTGGTTAACCACCATCACTTATGGCTTACGCGCAGATGAAAAGTGGGATGCCCAATTTAATCCAGGCCTAGACCCTAGCAGAGCTACTCAGTCTGGTTGGCCAGTTGTACTGACGGTGATTTTTTCTTTGGTCCTTGGTGCCGGTGTAATGATGACCTTCTTAGCGATTGCATTCGAACAATTTTTCATCTCCCAACTTCAGGAAGCAAGAAAGCTATCCCAGTAATGCGGATAGCTTTTTCGGTAGATAACTTGTGATAGACAGCGTCAGTTATTTAAATCTTAAAACTGCTCCGCTGTCAGTGCATTAGTGGATTGACCGCTCTCTAAGATCGAAGTTGCCAGAGCTTGAGATTGTGGCAATAGATTTTCCGCAAAGAAGCGTGCCGTAGCAATCTTGGCGTCATAGAAATTTGGGTCTCCTGCACGCAACTCTTGTGCAGCCAGTAAAGCACGTGCCATTTGCCACGCGCCCAATACTAGGCCACATAAACGCAAGTAAGCAAAACTCCCCGCATACACTGCCTTGATGTCTGTTTTAGCATTCGCCACAATGTAAGCCACGGAAGCTTCAAACGCTTCTCGCGCTGGAGTTAACTGCTTCAATACCGCCTTTGCATCTGCGCTGCCGCTACTTGCTAAATCTTTTTCAGTTTGCTGGATTCTGCCTGAGAACAGCTTCGCAGTTGCGCCACCATCACGCACCGTCTTTCTACCAATCAAATCATTCGCCTGTATTGCCGTAGTGCCCTCATAGATCGTCAGAATGCGAGCATCCCGATAGTGTTGCGCTGCGCCCGTCTCCTCAATAAAGCCCATACCACCGTGCACTTGAACACCCAAACTCGCAACGTCGATCGACATCTCAGTTGAAAAGCCTTTGACAATCGGTACCAAGAATTCATATACGGCTTGATTCTGCTTACGCGCTGCTTCATCAGGCGAGGCATGCTGTGCATCGTAAGCAGCTGCCGCGTAATACGCTAGGGCTCTAGAGGCTTCAATGTAGCCGCGCATAGTCATCAACATCCGCTTCACATCAGGCTGATGAATAATGGTTACAGGGCCTGGAGAGCCCTCTAGATCACGACTCTGAACGCGGTCTTTGGCATATTGAACTGCTTTTTGATATGCACGCTCTGCAACTGCAATACCCTGCATACCCACCGCAAAGCGAGCTGCATTCATCATGACGAACATGTATTCCAGGCCACGATTTTCTTCGCCAACCAAGTAAGCGGTAGCGCCACCATGATCGCCAAACTGTAAGACTGCAGTTGGGCTGGCCTTAATGCCCAGCTTGTGCTCAATCGAGACGCAGTGCACATCATTACGCTCACCTAGCGAACCATCGGCGTTTACCAAAAACTTCGGTACTACAAATAAGGAAATGCCCTTCACACCTTCTGGCGCATCTGGTGTTCTAGCTAGTACAAGATGGACGATATTTTTCGCCATGTCGTGCTCACCATAGGTGATATAAATCTTGGTACCAAAAATTTTGTATGTGCCATCCGCTTCAGGAACTGCGCGAGAACGCACCATGGATAGGTCTGAGCCTGCTTGGGGCTCAGTAAGGCACATGGATCCAGTCCAGTCCCCGGAGATCATTTTAGGCACATAGCGCTCTTGTAACTCTGGACTCGCTGCAGTCAATAAAGCCTCAATCGCACCATCCGTCAGCATCGGGCATAAAGCAAAAGACAGGCTTGCCGAGTGGACCATCTCAAAACATGCCGTAGCAATCAGTTTTGGCAAACCTTGACCACCAAACTCTACGGGGTGCACAACACCTTGCCAGCCTGCTGCAGCAAATTGCTCAAAAGCTTCTTTAAAGCCAGGAGAAGTAGTGACGACACCAGCCTTTAGTGAGCTAGGTTTTTGGTCGCTCGGCCAATTGAGAGGTGCTACAACATCTTGATTAAATTTGGCAGACTCTTCCAAAATCACAGGGGCTAAATCTACATCAGCGCCAGCCTCAGCATAAGAAGGATAAGAAACAACTTCAGATAGCCCCGCTAATTCGTTCATCACAAATAGCATGTCTTTTACTGGGGCTACATACGGCATAGATGTTCCTATAGATCGGAGGTAAAGAAAGTTAAAGAGGTCTCTTAAATGCCTTAACCAAGTAAGTTAGTTAATTCTGGAACAGCAGTATTCAAATCGGCAACTAAACCATAATCAGCAACACTAAAGATTGGTGCCTCAGGATCTTTATTAATCGCGACGATCACCTTAGAGTCCTTCATGCCCGCTAAATGCTGGATAGCACCAGAGATGCCAACGGCAACATACAGTTGCGGGGCAACAATCTTGCCGGTCTGACCTACCTGGTAATCATTTGGAACATAACCTGCATCTACTGCAGCTCGTGATGCACCAAGCGCAGCACCGAGCTTGTCAGCTAAAGGCACAACAATCTCTTGATACTTTTCACCAGAACCCAAACCACGACCACCAGAAACAATAATCTTGGCAGCAGTGAGCTCAGGGCGATCAGATTTAGTCAGCTCACGACCCACAAAAGAAGATTGAACTTTACTGTCGGCTAACGCTGCTTTTTCAATGGCGGCAGAACCACCAGTGGCAGCGACCGGATCAAAGCCGGTTGTACGAACGGTAATCACTTTTACTGGATCAGCTGATTGCACAGTAGCAATCGCATTACCCGCATAGATAGGACGCTCAAAGGTATCCGGTGAGACAACCTTAGTGACATCAGATAATTGCGCTACATCTAGTTTGGCAGCAACGCGTGGCAAGACGTTCTTACCGTTGGCAGTTGCTGGTGCCAGGATGTGGCTGTAAGTACTTGCAATTGATAAAATTTGCGCACCCAAAGGCTCAGCTAATTGATCTACCAATGCAGGTGCGTCAATTTGAATCACCTTACGTACACCAGTAATTTTCGCTGCAGCGGCAGCAGCAGCATCCGTCTGATTACCAGCAACCAAAACATCTACCTCAGATGAGCAGTGCAGTGCAGCTGCTACGGCATTGAGCGTTGCAGCCTTTAAGGATTGATTATCGTGTTCAGCAATAACGAGTGCGGCCATTTAAATTACCTTCGCTTCATTTTTAAGTTTATCTACTAAAGCCGCTACATCAGCCACCATTACGCCGGCAGAGCGCTTTGGTGGCTCTTCTACTTTGAGGGTTTTGAGGCGTGGGGCAATATCAACACCTAACTCTTCCGGCTTCATGATTTCCAAGGTCTTCTTTTTGGCTTTCATGATGTTTGGCAAAGTCACATAGCGCGGCTCATTCAAACGCAAGTCAGTAGTGATGACTGCGGGCAAGGTAATCGCAATGGTTTCCAAGCCGCCATCCACCTCACGAGTCACGTTCGCTTTACCATCGGCAACTACCACTTTGGAAGCAAAAGTTGCTTGCGGAATATCCATTAAGCTGGCTAGCATCTGCCCCGTCTGATTACTATCGTCATCAATTGCCTGCTTACCCAAGATGATGATTTGAGCCTG is from Polynucleobacter sp. MG-Unter2-18 and encodes:
- the orn gene encoding oligoribonuclease, coding for MSEKTSTPPLKAGPANEHLIWVDMEMSGLDPEKERILEIAVIVTDAHLNTIATAPVWVIRQEDALLDAMDAWNKGTHGRSGLIDKVKASTTDEATAEAECIAFLKKYIKPGIAPMCGNTIGQDRRFMAKYMPKLEAFFHYRNIDVSTLKELCKRWHPELVKGFTKKQAHTALADIEESIEELKYYREKFIVPLPE
- a CDS encoding CobD/CbiB family protein, encoding MTFFSILFALIAEQYRPVTSNHWIARMSARWLDWVAGEFGGKTEQGASPVGARMACLVAFILPTFLVFVLYVVFMVTFPILGFLWNVLIAYLFFGFRQFSHSFTLVHEAIANHDLPAARLALAQWYGPELDASNLTETEVISLALERAIIGSHHHVFGVLFWFLMPMGPAGVVLYRLADTAAQRWSQKGDFNLSESARHFFYVLDWVPARITAMGFAIVGNFEGAVYAWRHLTGKWSDSLSAVILASGSGALGVRLGEPMSEPDSDEALRMAEAGEPVFYEVGLEPNERTMRSAVGLVWRLVIAWMALLLMLTIALWLG
- the mog gene encoding molybdopterin adenylyltransferase translates to MKHTEAWKRSSPNEIKIGLISISDRASKGIYTDEGIPALQLWLQTAISTPCVFHERLIADEREVITETIVELTDDLGCDLVLTTGGTGPSRRDVTPEATIDAGTREMPGFGEQMRQISLRFVPTAILSRQTAVLREIEGHTALVINLPGQPKSIKETLEGLKDAEGKSVAPGIFAAVPYCIDLIGGPYIETDETIVKAFRPKRAIKK
- the trmD gene encoding tRNA (guanosine(37)-N1)-methyltransferase TrmD, producing MRFDVVTLFPEMFSALTQWGITGRAYEQGLANINLWNPRDYCSDPRKTVDDRAYGGGPGMVMMAKPLEDTLFAIKEAHQSQNVASGPICLLAPQGEVFSQRIAKDILNYGNLTFICGRYEAVDQRFIDRNVDLQLSMGDFVVSGGELPAMTMMDAVIRLIPGALGDGDSAIQDSFMNGLLDYPHYTRPEIYENLSVPDVLLGGHHAKIADWRRQKSLELTLRLRPDLIKSARANGLLSKEDEQFLRTL
- the rpsP gene encoding 30S ribosomal protein S16, translating into MVVIRLARGGSKKRPFYSIVATDKRNRRDSNFIERIGYFNPQAAATEQAMRIAQDRLTYWTGVGAQISPTVVRLIKNNPAV
- the rsgA gene encoding ribosome small subunit-dependent GTPase A, with the protein product MEQFHALLTASYGRHYLAQRLVKDEYGNESPTGELIQVSTPAKQHIGAVGDRMLLEMTSVDQARIIRIEPRENLLYRSDAFKSKLIASNVDQILVALATQPAFSPDLLGRAVVAAETNQIDLHILLNKCDLKDNLEHARKIIAPYARMGYPVTEVSAKFDQASIEALRPAICGKVSVFVGQSGMGKSSLLNAWVPNAAAITQEYSVRLDTGKHTTTACRYFELPEAWGRDAKGKLGALIDSPGFQEFGLAHMSVSELEHAFREFHELLGKCRFHNCAHQSEPDCAIREAVDKNEIAPERLALFRQLRSDSKTADTQIQGISQAKERWSALAIKPSKR
- the rplS gene encoding 50S ribosomal protein L19; the protein is MNLIEKIEQEEIARLSANKVLPAFAPGDTVVVGVNVVEGTRKRTQAFEGVVIAKRNRGLNSSFIVRKISSGEGVERTFQTYSPLIASIEVKRRGDVRRAKLYYLRDRSGKSARIKEKLPARKVKAVAETAAE
- a CDS encoding META domain-containing protein, producing the protein MRIATFRPFKGPIERFFLILSCCGLGFLTACANVIPPCSAKTSPPSSEFRNTKWELVRWNLAPNSKGEVRARQIPQGDNSNPIQIIFDANGERVSGSTGCNRFTARITEDAKGFTLDQIASTKMACAPQRMELENDFLYELNDYRTIVRNGDQLLMIGADREVLSFMQKSNSSK
- the rimM gene encoding ribosome maturation factor RimM (Essential for efficient processing of 16S rRNA); translation: MNTPSLNDLIELGAVQDAQGLQGQIKVRPHSPDPVALLSSKELWLSLIPRRSAGVAVSHEQASLKLFKVKQAKMHSGTVVIALDGISDRDQAEALKGARILVAREVFPKTDSDSYYWVDLIGCKAINLQGEGLGEVIEVNDNGAHGIISLGDAQTKTVKQLVPFVKEAVQNVDLPNRLITLDWQPDW
- a CDS encoding acyl-CoA dehydrogenase; protein product: MPYVAPVKDMLFVMNELAGLSEVVSYPSYAEAGADVDLAPVILEESAKFNQDVVAPLNWPSDQKPSSLKAGVVTTSPGFKEAFEQFAAAGWQGVVHPVEFGGQGLPKLIATACFEMVHSASLSFALCPMLTDGAIEALLTAASPELQERYVPKMISGDWTGSMCLTEPQAGSDLSMVRSRAVPEADGTYKIFGTKIYITYGEHDMAKNIVHLVLARTPDAPEGVKGISLFVVPKFLVNADGSLGERNDVHCVSIEHKLGIKASPTAVLQFGDHGGATAYLVGEENRGLEYMFVMMNAARFAVGMQGIAVAERAYQKAVQYAKDRVQSRDLEGSPGPVTIIHQPDVKRMLMTMRGYIEASRALAYYAAAAYDAQHASPDEAARKQNQAVYEFLVPIVKGFSTEMSIDVASLGVQVHGGMGFIEETGAAQHYRDARILTIYEGTTAIQANDLIGRKTVRDGGATAKLFSGRIQQTEKDLASSGSADAKAVLKQLTPAREAFEASVAYIVANAKTDIKAVYAGSFAYLRLCGLVLGAWQMARALLAAQELRAGDPNFYDAKIATARFFAENLLPQSQALATSILESGQSTNALTAEQF
- a CDS encoding M48 family metallopeptidase gives rise to the protein MTFTIVFLIAFIASFGLRHWLSQRQIRHVAINRDMVPTEFASQISLTEHQKAADYTIAKLRLGILENGVSAIILIGFTLLGGLQILNLSLLQLLGEGIAQQMALLISIVLISGILDLPFSWYKQFYLEERFGFNRMNGKLFFSDMFKGLGVGGAIGVPLLWVILSLMAQAGDFWWLWAWGVLTVFSLLMQWIFPTFIAPIFNKFQALEEGPLKTQIEALLSRCDFASQGLFVMDGSKRSAHGNAFFAGMGKAKRIVFFDTLIEKLNPGEVEAVLAHELGHYKCNHIRKRLLVSFAISFLTFALLGWISTQPWFYADLGVMPNLNGYNGGLALALFMLVAPVFSFFLTPLSSLASRKHEYEADGFAADKSSASDLISALVKLYQDNASTLTPDPIYTAFYSSHPPAPLRIANLKRFN
- a CDS encoding CoA pyrophosphatase; protein product: MPKNFKPQEPKLSIATPLNFDAQAIPIHEVCSDQPKVTAHHLDPSSLKQRFLNPPVWRPEITDENRHVIAADIISKRQAAGKVTRAAVLIPLLLKSDGLFVLLTQRTDHLHDHAGQISFPGGRMDPSDFDPNHTALRESEEEIGLNPQGVEIIGHLPQYLTVSGYSVTPVVGLVKPQAEYALDVFEVADVFEVPLHFLMDPANHQVRVWESDQGSRRFYSMPYENRFIWGATAGMLRNLYHLLKV